A single region of the Sulfurospirillum arsenophilum NBRC 109478 genome encodes:
- a CDS encoding metallophosphoesterase codes for MFRLSFAFAAIAVLSLINFYSYKRFLKRLDIFCKIQGVIKWLMILMNLCEIFYFAVLRLDNLDPILYLLFSAMIGVSFMLFCVALVYDLFHIPYAKIPHDYSRRLFIKMVFDVTMLILAFSYIAKGFLNGMKAPRIKEVDIFIGGLASELSVVQITDLHIGKTLGKDFMDAVVQQINALDADIVVITGDLVDMPVNQIGDKLDALRAIESRLGVYYVPGNHEYFYGVNTIMEHVRSLGVHVLDNRSMVINHTINLVGVMDMMGKRFDFEPPDLAKALLHVKPELPTILLSHQPKFVNEVKDEKIDLILSGHTHGGQIFPFGLLVLLDQPYLSGLYQHSAQTQVFVSNGAGYWGPAVRIMAPSEIVKIHLKPKVKA; via the coding sequence ATGTTTCGCCTCTCCTTTGCATTTGCCGCTATAGCGGTGTTATCACTCATTAATTTTTACAGTTACAAGCGCTTTTTAAAGCGCTTGGACATTTTTTGCAAGATTCAAGGCGTGATCAAATGGCTGATGATTCTCATGAACCTTTGCGAAATATTTTACTTTGCTGTCTTGCGTTTGGACAATCTTGATCCGATTTTATACCTGCTCTTTTCTGCGATGATCGGTGTTTCGTTTATGCTTTTTTGTGTAGCGCTTGTGTACGATCTGTTTCATATTCCTTATGCCAAAATTCCCCATGACTACTCCAGGCGTCTGTTTATCAAAATGGTTTTTGATGTCACGATGCTGATTTTGGCGTTTTCGTACATTGCTAAAGGCTTCCTCAATGGGATGAAAGCGCCTCGTATCAAAGAGGTCGATATTTTTATTGGCGGGTTAGCATCGGAGTTGAGTGTGGTTCAGATTACCGATTTGCACATCGGTAAAACCCTTGGGAAAGACTTTATGGACGCTGTGGTGCAGCAGATCAATGCGCTGGATGCCGACATAGTCGTGATTACAGGCGATTTGGTCGATATGCCTGTGAATCAAATTGGCGATAAACTAGATGCTTTGAGAGCCATAGAAAGCCGTTTAGGCGTGTACTATGTACCAGGGAATCATGAGTATTTTTACGGGGTCAACACGATTATGGAGCATGTTCGCTCTTTGGGCGTACACGTGCTTGACAATCGTTCTATGGTCATCAACCATACGATCAACCTTGTAGGTGTGATGGATATGATGGGTAAACGTTTCGATTTTGAGCCACCCGATCTTGCCAAAGCGCTTTTACATGTAAAGCCAGAATTGCCGACGATTTTGCTTTCCCATCAACCAAAATTTGTTAATGAGGTGAAAGATGAAAAGATTGATCTCATCCTAAGCGGTCACACGCATGGTGGACAGATTTTTCCTTTTGGTCTTTTGGTGTTGCTCGATCAGCCTTATCTTAGTGGACTGTATCAGCACTCAGCGCAAACGCAAGTATTTGTCAGCAATGGAGCAGGTTATTGGGGGCCAGCAGTGCGCATTATGGCACCAAGCGAAATTGTCAAAATACATCTCAAACCTAAAGTCAAAGCATGA
- a CDS encoding class I SAM-dependent methyltransferase yields MQAFWNEKFQTKNFIYGEAPNNFIKDNTELLLTAKKVLCLAEGEGRNAIYLADKGLEVEALDISDVALQKLRRRAKERYVFIKTRHTLFEYWEPEQLYDAVICTYLHLPKQNQKMLFKKALEALNPNGYFIAELFSESQIHFSSGGPKNSALLYDLNDILDIVKLLPCKIHKLAQEVVVLNEGDKHVGRASVIRIILQKIAQDA; encoded by the coding sequence ATGCAAGCATTTTGGAATGAAAAATTTCAAACAAAAAATTTCATCTATGGGGAAGCACCGAACAATTTTATCAAAGACAATACCGAACTGCTTTTAACCGCTAAAAAGGTGTTGTGTTTAGCAGAAGGCGAAGGGCGCAACGCAATCTATCTTGCAGATAAAGGCCTTGAAGTCGAAGCCCTTGATATCTCAGATGTGGCACTACAAAAGCTTCGAAGACGCGCGAAAGAGCGTTACGTTTTTATTAAAACACGCCACACACTCTTTGAGTATTGGGAACCTGAACAGCTCTACGATGCTGTTATTTGCACGTACTTGCATCTGCCTAAACAAAACCAAAAAATGCTTTTTAAAAAAGCACTTGAAGCACTCAATCCCAATGGGTATTTTATTGCAGAGCTTTTTAGTGAAAGTCAAATCCACTTTAGTAGTGGTGGACCCAAAAACAGTGCTTTACTCTATGATTTAAATGACATTCTTGACATCGTCAAGCTCCTGCCTTGCAAGATACACAAACTAGCGCAAGAGGTTGTTGTTCTGAATGAAGGGGATAAGCACGTAGGGCGAGCAAGCGTCATTCGCATTATTTTACAAAAAATAGCGCAAGACGCATAA
- a CDS encoding bifunctional diguanylate cyclase/phosphodiesterase has product MLSLKKQNITRWIVFLPAFAILLTFSITLAIVITAERAEYQKSLENTRIAYVKRSKAQAQERVDKLIDYINENEKFVLNEAKDEIKNIVNLAYQIVNDIYIENPNLPREKILEKIKSKLRDTRFFNDLSGYYYIFDMHGTCVMHGVNKELEGQNFFNAQDGDERYFIQNAINRFQTEEAFASTWRWKNPKDDTYRKKIGYQKRFEPLGIFIGSGRYEDEIRERVKKETQKLLLNTKYGEYGYIFAYDYAGNTISHGDNALVGKNRLDVVTNGQFIIKDIVEGGKRNDEGFFMSYIASYHPTAQDRSKISFIRPIPQFEWVIGTGAYLFEENTALLEQEQMLKNKMQSTIINMLAVSLIIMLLVMGIMFFISTKLRSVLSRYENHLLLSNKQIREQKLVFETLYQKSADGIWLLKEGIFVDCNEAIVKMFKAEDKQALINVTLADLSPELQPDEQSSYEKALWMNALASQQGVHKFEWQARACDGTLFWISIMMTTIRMDKGIIQHCSVRDITIRKELEEENKKQKKLLMHQIEHDTLTGLPNRNLLQDRLTQSIKKASRDGKVLGVMFIDVDKFKSVNDSLGHDAGDMLLKTIAGRMRGSVRETDTVARLSGDEFIVLLDGCKDVSDIFIAIKKLVAAFQEPFLLGNESFKITMSIGVSVYPNDGETASKLLKNADIAMYKAKSKGRNRYVFFDQEMNQETNEHLEVEKSLNKALENDEFVIFYQPQINLQTDKIVGFEALIRWNHPTRGLTAPGYFIHIAEESELIVEIGNWVIKEVMRQIKAWYDMGLDPGKTAINIAGKQLESANLVAFMIQSLRESGCKPEWIEMEIVERFIMKDTSKSIALLKRFRELGVDISIDDFGTGHSSLAYLKQLPITKLKIDQSFVQNLEDSQEDRAIARTIIELGRGLGLKVLAEGVETAGQKEFIYSSGCELMQGYLFSKPVRAEDVELLLKNQAHML; this is encoded by the coding sequence TTGCTGAGCTTAAAAAAACAAAATATTACCAGATGGATTGTTTTTTTGCCGGCATTTGCTATTTTACTTACCTTCTCAATTACCCTAGCTATTGTCATCACAGCAGAGCGTGCAGAGTATCAAAAATCCCTTGAAAATACACGCATTGCGTATGTCAAACGCTCTAAAGCACAGGCACAAGAACGTGTTGATAAGCTCATTGATTATATCAATGAAAATGAAAAATTTGTGTTGAATGAAGCAAAAGACGAGATCAAAAATATTGTCAATCTTGCCTATCAAATTGTCAACGATATTTACATCGAAAATCCTAATCTGCCTCGTGAAAAGATTTTAGAAAAAATCAAAAGTAAGCTTAGAGATACCCGTTTTTTCAATGATTTAAGTGGGTATTATTATATTTTCGACATGCATGGAACCTGTGTGATGCATGGTGTCAACAAAGAGTTGGAAGGGCAAAATTTTTTCAATGCACAAGACGGTGATGAGCGATATTTTATTCAAAATGCGATTAACCGTTTTCAAACAGAAGAGGCTTTTGCATCCACATGGCGTTGGAAAAACCCTAAGGATGATACGTATCGTAAAAAAATAGGCTATCAAAAGCGTTTTGAACCACTCGGTATTTTCATTGGTAGCGGTCGCTATGAAGATGAGATAAGAGAACGCGTTAAAAAAGAGACACAAAAGCTACTCCTTAATACCAAATATGGTGAGTACGGTTACATCTTTGCCTATGATTATGCGGGAAATACCATCTCGCATGGCGATAATGCCTTAGTCGGGAAAAACAGACTTGATGTCGTTACGAATGGTCAATTTATCATTAAAGACATTGTTGAAGGTGGTAAACGTAACGATGAGGGCTTCTTTATGAGCTATATCGCATCGTACCATCCTACAGCACAAGATCGTAGTAAAATCTCTTTTATTCGTCCCATCCCGCAATTTGAGTGGGTGATTGGTACAGGAGCGTATCTTTTTGAAGAGAACACGGCACTCTTAGAGCAAGAGCAGATGCTCAAAAATAAAATGCAATCAACCATTATAAACATGCTTGCGGTATCTTTGATTATTATGCTCTTGGTGATGGGCATAATGTTTTTTATCTCGACTAAATTACGTTCCGTTTTATCACGCTATGAGAACCATCTCCTCCTCAGTAATAAACAAATTCGTGAACAAAAACTGGTCTTTGAAACCCTGTACCAAAAGTCTGCTGATGGTATTTGGTTACTTAAAGAGGGTATTTTTGTTGATTGTAATGAAGCCATTGTAAAAATGTTTAAAGCTGAAGACAAACAAGCGCTCATCAATGTAACGTTAGCGGATCTTTCTCCTGAACTACAACCAGATGAGCAAAGCTCATATGAAAAAGCACTTTGGATGAATGCCTTAGCTTCACAACAAGGTGTGCATAAATTTGAATGGCAAGCACGTGCCTGTGATGGAACACTGTTTTGGATCAGCATTATGATGACAACGATTCGTATGGATAAAGGCATCATCCAGCACTGTTCTGTTCGAGATATCACTATTCGTAAAGAGTTGGAAGAAGAGAATAAAAAACAGAAAAAACTGCTCATGCACCAGATTGAACATGACACGCTCACAGGACTTCCTAACCGTAACCTTTTACAAGACAGGCTTACACAGTCGATCAAAAAAGCGAGCCGCGATGGTAAAGTACTGGGTGTTATGTTTATTGATGTGGATAAGTTTAAAAGTGTCAATGACTCACTAGGGCATGATGCGGGGGATATGCTCTTAAAGACCATTGCAGGACGTATGCGTGGCAGTGTTCGCGAAACGGATACCGTAGCACGTCTAAGCGGAGATGAGTTTATTGTCTTGCTCGATGGTTGCAAAGATGTGAGTGACATTTTTATTGCGATTAAAAAATTGGTAGCAGCGTTTCAAGAGCCTTTTTTACTTGGCAATGAGAGTTTTAAAATTACGATGAGTATTGGTGTGAGTGTTTATCCCAATGATGGTGAAACAGCCAGTAAATTGCTTAAGAATGCTGATATCGCCATGTATAAAGCAAAATCAAAAGGGCGTAATCGCTACGTCTTTTTTGATCAAGAGATGAACCAAGAGACCAATGAACATCTTGAAGTGGAAAAAAGCTTAAATAAAGCACTTGAAAATGATGAGTTTGTTATTTTTTATCAGCCACAGATTAATCTCCAGACAGACAAAATTGTAGGATTTGAGGCGCTGATAAGGTGGAACCATCCGACACGTGGGCTTACTGCTCCTGGGTATTTTATTCACATTGCAGAAGAGAGTGAATTGATCGTTGAAATTGGTAATTGGGTCATCAAAGAGGTCATGCGCCAAATTAAAGCATGGTATGACATGGGACTTGATCCTGGTAAAACTGCGATCAATATTGCAGGGAAACAGCTTGAATCAGCCAATTTAGTTGCTTTTATGATCCAAAGTTTACGTGAGAGTGGCTGTAAACCTGAATGGATTGAGATGGAAATTGTGGAGAGATTTATTATGAAAGACACCTCCAAATCCATAGCGCTTCTGAAGCGTTTTCGAGAACTTGGTGTGGATATCTCCATTGATGACTTTGGAACGGGACACTCTTCTTTGGCGTATCTCAAACAGCTTCCTATTACAAAACTCAAAATTGACCAAAGTTTCGTACAAAATCTCGAAGATAGTCAAGAAGATCGTGCGATTGCTCGAACGATTATTGAACTCGGACGTGGATTGGGACTTAAAGTCCTTGCGGAGGGCGTTGAAACTGCGGGGCAAAAAGAGTTTATTTACAGCAGCGGATGTGAATTGATGCAGGGTTATCTCTTTAGTAAACCGGTGCGTGCAGAAGATGTGGAACTCTTATTGAAAAACCAAGCACACATGTTATAA
- a CDS encoding M15 family metallopeptidase: MRRRDFLGLIGATFAGSIAQADELKHPDIWLTDEQKPVFNSVMKRLDMVEHTVGYAKFNLISFDETLKIANNFPKIGAFTPAEIAYIEEVFYTDPVIYGFYGKRTVETLSNVIPEKDVIKIEGSGHYVYRGHSQELLSRLMKDIGKTLILTSGVRGVMKQMILHMDKIKSENGNITVASRSLVPPAYSYHSVGDFDVGKRGWGHQNFTANFARTEEFWNLQKLSYVSMRYTIGNGDGVRFEPWHVKIV; the protein is encoded by the coding sequence ATGAGACGAAGAGACTTTTTAGGGTTGATAGGTGCTACATTTGCTGGAAGCATTGCACAAGCGGATGAGTTAAAACATCCTGATATTTGGCTTACTGATGAGCAAAAACCAGTGTTCAATTCTGTAATGAAAAGGCTCGACATGGTTGAACATACCGTTGGATATGCTAAGTTCAATCTAATCTCTTTTGATGAAACACTTAAAATTGCTAACAATTTTCCTAAAATTGGTGCTTTTACACCTGCCGAAATTGCGTATATTGAAGAGGTTTTTTACACAGACCCTGTTATTTATGGTTTTTATGGCAAACGTACCGTTGAAACTTTGAGTAATGTGATTCCTGAAAAAGATGTGATTAAGATCGAAGGATCTGGTCATTATGTGTATCGTGGTCATTCACAAGAACTGCTCAGTCGTCTGATGAAAGACATTGGTAAAACATTGATTTTAACGTCAGGTGTTCGCGGGGTTATGAAACAGATGATTCTGCATATGGATAAAATTAAAAGTGAAAATGGCAACATCACCGTTGCTTCACGCTCTTTAGTGCCACCTGCGTATTCGTACCATTCAGTCGGTGATTTTGATGTGGGTAAACGTGGATGGGGACACCAAAACTTTACCGCCAATTTTGCGCGTACAGAAGAATTTTGGAATTTGCAAAAACTCTCTTATGTCTCTATGCGTTATACGATCGGTAATGGCGATGGCGTTAGGTTTGAGCCTTGGCATGTGAAGATTGTCTAA
- the tsaD gene encoding tRNA (adenosine(37)-N6)-threonylcarbamoyltransferase complex transferase subunit TsaD, whose protein sequence is MILSIESSCDDSSIAITRIDDKKLLFHKKISQDAEHAQYGGVVPELAARLHAVTLPKILEETKSYFTELKAIAVTNEPGLSVTLVEGVSMAKALSVALNLPLLGINHLKGHICSLFIENETRFPMDVLLVSGGHTQLLHVKSLEEIKLLATTMDDSFGESFDKVGKMLGLPYPAGAIIESYAKRGNAKRFDFTIPLQGTSSSMLAFSYSGLKNQVRLCIEAQENLDEQTLCDICASFQRVAVAHLMQKIKKAYKERFVEHFGVVGGASANLYLRGELEAFCATKKAKLYTAKMEFCSDNAAMIGRCAIEAYAKGAFVNLADLKVRSSSKDIFY, encoded by the coding sequence ATGATTTTAAGCATTGAAAGTAGTTGCGATGATAGCTCTATCGCTATCACAAGAATAGACGATAAAAAACTTCTTTTCCATAAAAAAATTTCTCAAGATGCAGAACACGCTCAGTATGGTGGCGTTGTGCCTGAACTTGCCGCCCGCCTACATGCGGTGACGCTTCCTAAAATACTCGAAGAGACAAAGTCTTATTTTACGGAGCTTAAAGCTATCGCTGTTACCAACGAGCCAGGACTTTCCGTTACACTCGTCGAGGGTGTTAGTATGGCAAAAGCGCTGAGTGTTGCGCTGAATCTTCCACTTTTAGGCATCAACCACCTCAAAGGGCATATCTGCTCTTTGTTTATCGAAAATGAAACACGCTTCCCTATGGATGTTCTACTCGTCTCTGGTGGGCACACACAGCTTTTACATGTAAAGAGTTTAGAAGAGATAAAACTTCTTGCAACGACGATGGATGACAGCTTTGGCGAGAGTTTCGATAAAGTAGGAAAAATGCTAGGACTTCCTTATCCTGCGGGGGCTATCATCGAAAGCTATGCCAAAAGAGGCAATGCCAAACGGTTTGATTTTACGATTCCTTTGCAAGGTACTTCTTCATCCATGCTAGCTTTTAGTTATTCAGGTCTTAAAAATCAAGTCAGACTCTGCATTGAAGCTCAAGAAAATTTGGATGAACAAACCCTTTGCGATATCTGTGCCTCGTTTCAGCGTGTAGCGGTTGCCCATCTGATGCAGAAAATCAAGAAAGCCTATAAAGAGCGTTTTGTTGAGCATTTTGGCGTGGTGGGTGGGGCTAGTGCGAACCTCTACTTGCGAGGTGAGCTTGAAGCTTTTTGCGCTACTAAAAAAGCAAAACTCTATACCGCTAAAATGGAATTTTGCTCCGATAATGCGGCGATGATAGGGCGATGTGCGATTGAAGCTTACGCCAAAGGCGCTTTTGTTAATTTAGCAGATTTGAAAGTACGCAGTTCATCTAAAGATATTTTTTATTAA
- a CDS encoding UDP-N-acetylmuramate dehydrogenase, translated as MTKTINFSTFSSIKIGPTLDVLLLDSIIPLPEGYNLIGGANNLLVSPTPPPLAMLDKCFDFIRLEENVLHVGGATPSGKILSFAKKHNLAGFELMQKLPGTLGGMVAMNAGLKEWEIFNDLIAIRTEHGWSEKSKIEYGYRFAKIEGVVYEATFTCKRGFDENLLAMFKRMRDNQPKEPSAGSCFKNPVGHFAGKLIEEVGFKGKQVGAMMFSTFHANFLVNLGGGTYEEAITLITAVKEEVLKRFGVKLEEEIIIL; from the coding sequence ATGACTAAAACTATCAATTTTTCCACTTTTTCTAGCATTAAAATCGGTCCAACGCTGGATGTTTTACTGCTGGATTCTATCATTCCACTTCCAGAGGGGTATAACCTCATTGGTGGTGCAAACAATCTTTTAGTGAGCCCTACTCCGCCACCGCTTGCGATGCTGGATAAATGTTTTGATTTTATCCGTTTAGAGGAAAATGTTTTACATGTAGGAGGGGCAACGCCTAGCGGGAAAATCCTCTCGTTTGCTAAAAAACATAATCTTGCAGGTTTTGAACTGATGCAAAAACTCCCCGGTACACTTGGTGGCATGGTTGCTATGAATGCGGGACTTAAAGAGTGGGAAATTTTTAATGACCTCATCGCTATTCGAACCGAGCATGGCTGGAGCGAAAAATCGAAGATAGAATATGGCTACCGCTTCGCTAAAATCGAAGGTGTCGTTTACGAAGCAACTTTTACATGTAAACGTGGTTTTGATGAAAATTTACTCGCAATGTTCAAAAGAATGCGTGACAATCAACCCAAAGAACCCAGTGCAGGAAGCTGTTTTAAAAACCCTGTGGGACACTTTGCTGGTAAGCTCATTGAAGAGGTGGGATTTAAAGGTAAGCAGGTTGGCGCTATGATGTTCAGCACTTTTCATGCTAACTTCTTGGTTAACCTTGGAGGGGGAACGTACGAAGAAGCCATCACACTTATCACGGCGGTCAAAGAAGAAGTTTTAAAGCGTTTTGGCGTGAAACTTGAAGAAGAGATTATTATTCTCTAA
- the fliQ gene encoding flagellar biosynthesis protein FliQ: protein MEAKLIGLGVETFKIALLLSMPMLMAGLIAGLAISIFQAVTQINESTLSFVPKILITIVVAIFTMPWMMNMMIEFTTRMIEMIPSFVF from the coding sequence ATGGAAGCCAAACTCATCGGGCTAGGTGTTGAAACGTTTAAAATAGCGCTCTTGCTCTCGATGCCTATGCTCATGGCAGGCCTCATCGCAGGTCTTGCCATTAGTATTTTCCAAGCCGTCACTCAGATCAATGAATCAACCCTCAGTTTTGTTCCTAAAATCCTCATTACGATCGTCGTGGCAATTTTCACAATGCCGTGGATGATGAACATGATGATTGAGTTTACCACCCGCATGATCGAGATGATCCCTTCGTTTGTTTTCTAG
- a CDS encoding menaquinone biosynthesis family protein codes for MKTISVAHSPDADDIFMYYAIKFGWVSTQGLSFENLALDIETLNLEALKNSYDITAISFALYPKIRSEYALLRTAVSFGEGYGPKLVKKKETKLKKNFKVALSGTHTTNALLFKIAYPEARIIYKNFLEIEQAVLDGEVDAGVLIHESILNFSDELVVERELWDIWRELCKEELPLPLGGMALRRSMPILRAIACEDALIQAVDVAHTHQGLLSKMLLERNLVRVDQATLKKYLGLYANEHSIEMNDIQYQAIDKLFEIGYKHGFYDQQIKANDYLIPKEYAALRNS; via the coding sequence TTGAAAACGATTAGCGTAGCGCATTCACCCGATGCCGATGATATTTTTATGTATTATGCCATCAAATTTGGCTGGGTTAGCACGCAGGGCCTTAGTTTTGAAAACCTAGCTCTTGACATAGAAACACTGAACCTTGAAGCCCTTAAAAACAGCTATGACATTACCGCCATCAGCTTTGCACTCTACCCTAAAATTCGTAGTGAATATGCCCTTTTACGTACCGCTGTAAGCTTTGGTGAAGGCTATGGCCCGAAGCTTGTGAAGAAAAAAGAGACCAAACTCAAAAAGAATTTTAAAGTGGCACTCAGTGGTACACACACCACCAATGCACTGCTTTTTAAAATCGCCTACCCAGAAGCTCGCATTATCTATAAAAACTTCTTGGAGATTGAGCAAGCCGTGTTGGATGGTGAAGTCGATGCGGGTGTTTTGATTCATGAAAGTATTCTCAATTTTAGCGATGAACTCGTGGTTGAAAGGGAGCTTTGGGATATATGGAGAGAACTGTGCAAAGAGGAACTTCCTTTGCCACTAGGTGGTATGGCGCTTCGTCGTTCTATGCCAATTTTACGTGCTATTGCGTGTGAAGATGCACTCATTCAAGCGGTTGATGTAGCACACACCCATCAAGGACTTCTTTCCAAAATGCTTTTAGAGCGAAATCTCGTTCGCGTCGATCAAGCAACCCTTAAAAAATATCTAGGTCTTTATGCCAATGAGCATTCCATCGAGATGAACGACATTCAATACCAAGCGATTGATAAGCTCTTTGAAATCGGCTACAAACACGGTTTTTACGACCAACAGATTAAAGCAAATGACTATCTTATTCCCAAAGAGTACGCAGCCTTGAGGAACAGTTAA
- the recA gene encoding recombinase RecA, whose protein sequence is MDENKRKALDLAIKQIDKAFGKGALVRLGDKVVEPIASISTGSIGLDLALGIGGIPQGRIIEIYGPESSGKTTLSLQIIAESQAKGSICAFVDAEHALDVKYAGNLGVDIENLLVSQPDFGEQALDIVETLARSGAVDVIVIDSVAALTPKSEIEGDMGDSHMGVQARLMSQALRKLTAVVHKMNTTVIFINQIRMKIGTMGYGSPETTTGGNALKFYASVRIDVRKIATLKQGEEQIGNRVKAKVIKNKVAPPFRQAEFDIMFGEGISKEGEMVDYGVKLDIIDKSGAWFSYNETKLGQGRENVKAFLKENKELALEIEDKIKQAIGGNAMVMTCGADEIKEDE, encoded by the coding sequence ATCGACGAAAATAAGAGAAAAGCACTTGACCTTGCGATCAAGCAGATCGACAAAGCATTTGGAAAAGGCGCACTGGTAAGACTTGGCGATAAAGTGGTAGAACCTATTGCATCAATCAGTACAGGTTCTATTGGACTGGATCTTGCACTTGGAATCGGTGGTATTCCACAAGGTCGTATTATTGAAATTTATGGACCTGAGAGTTCAGGAAAGACCACATTGTCTCTTCAAATCATTGCAGAATCACAAGCAAAAGGAAGTATCTGCGCATTTGTCGATGCTGAACATGCACTTGATGTTAAATATGCAGGCAATTTAGGCGTTGACATCGAAAATCTTTTGGTTTCTCAACCCGATTTTGGTGAACAAGCCCTTGACATTGTTGAGACACTGGCACGTAGTGGTGCTGTAGATGTCATCGTTATTGACTCCGTAGCAGCTTTGACGCCAAAGAGTGAGATTGAAGGCGATATGGGCGATTCGCACATGGGTGTTCAAGCAAGACTCATGAGTCAAGCACTCCGTAAACTAACTGCTGTGGTACACAAAATGAATACGACGGTTATTTTTATTAACCAAATTCGTATGAAAATTGGTACGATGGGTTATGGCTCACCTGAAACAACAACAGGTGGAAATGCGCTTAAATTTTATGCTTCTGTACGTATTGATGTTCGCAAAATTGCAACACTCAAGCAAGGTGAAGAGCAGATTGGTAACAGAGTTAAAGCAAAAGTCATTAAAAATAAAGTGGCACCTCCGTTTCGTCAAGCAGAGTTTGATATTATGTTCGGCGAAGGAATTTCAAAAGAGGGCGAGATGGTTGATTATGGTGTTAAACTTGACATCATCGATAAAAGTGGCGCTTGGTTTAGCTATAACGAGACAAAACTGGGTCAAGGTCGCGAGAATGTAAAAGCATTTTTGAAAGAAAATAAAGAGTTAGCGTTAGAAATTGAAGATAAAATAAAACAAGCGATCGGTGGCAATGCGATGGTCATGACATGTGGCGCCGATGAGATAAAGGAAGATGAATGA
- the eno gene encoding phosphopyruvate hydratase produces the protein MIYIEDIAADEVLDSRGNPTVRAKVTLSDGTSASAIVPSGASTGKREALELRDVDSRYMGKGVLKACENVNTEISDELIGLSPFNQAAIDEAMRKLDGTENYGRLGANAVLGVSMAVARVSALSLGIPLYRYLGGANAMTLPTPMFNIINGGSHANNSVDFQEYMIMPLNFENFSEALRSCVEVYHQLKKIIAGMGESTALGDEGGFAPNLKDNEEPIKVIMQAIEKAGYKPGIDIAIALDVASSELVCEGGYKLESEKRTLSSAELVAYYENLCAKYPIVSIEDGLSEDDWAGWKLLTEKLGKKVQLVGDDLFVTNEKILAEGIAKGIGNAILIKPNQIGTVTETMRTVRLAQRNNYKCVMSHRSGESEDAFIADFAVAINTGEIKTGATARGERTAKYNRLLEIDKELEFGEYIGKQLFTK, from the coding sequence ATGATCTATATTGAAGATATTGCAGCAGACGAAGTACTCGATAGCCGTGGTAACCCAACCGTTCGTGCAAAAGTAACCTTGAGTGATGGCACAAGTGCCAGTGCTATCGTACCAAGTGGTGCAAGTACTGGTAAACGTGAAGCATTAGAGTTAAGAGATGTGGATAGTCGCTATATGGGTAAAGGTGTATTGAAAGCATGTGAAAATGTTAACACTGAGATTTCTGATGAGTTAATTGGTTTAAGTCCGTTTAATCAAGCAGCCATCGACGAAGCGATGCGTAAACTTGATGGTACAGAAAACTATGGACGTTTGGGTGCAAATGCGGTTCTTGGTGTTTCCATGGCCGTTGCACGTGTCTCTGCTCTTAGTCTTGGAATTCCTCTTTACCGCTACCTCGGTGGTGCAAATGCTATGACACTTCCAACACCAATGTTTAACATTATCAATGGTGGAAGTCATGCTAATAACAGTGTCGATTTTCAAGAATATATGATTATGCCTCTTAATTTTGAGAATTTCTCTGAAGCGCTCAGATCATGTGTTGAAGTCTATCATCAGTTGAAAAAAATCATTGCAGGCATGGGTGAGAGTACAGCGCTTGGTGATGAAGGCGGCTTTGCACCAAACCTTAAGGACAATGAAGAACCAATCAAAGTCATTATGCAAGCAATTGAAAAAGCGGGTTATAAACCAGGTATTGATATCGCAATTGCTCTTGATGTCGCAAGTAGTGAACTTGTTTGTGAGGGTGGTTATAAACTTGAATCAGAGAAGAGAACACTTAGCAGTGCAGAACTTGTTGCTTATTATGAGAACCTCTGTGCAAAATACCCCATTGTATCTATTGAAGATGGCTTGAGTGAAGATGATTGGGCTGGTTGGAAACTTTTGACTGAAAAATTAGGTAAAAAAGTTCAACTGGTTGGTGATGATCTTTTTGTTACCAATGAAAAAATCTTAGCGGAGGGTATTGCTAAAGGTATTGGCAATGCGATTTTGATTAAACCAAATCAAATTGGAACCGTCACAGAAACTATGAGAACCGTACGCCTTGCACAACGCAATAACTACAAATGTGTGATGAGTCATAGAAGTGGCGAGAGTGAAGATGCGTTTATTGCTGATTTTGCAGTAGCTATCAATACAGGTGAGATAAAAACAGGTGCAACCGCTAGAGGAGAACGAACAGCTAAATACAATCGCTTACTTGAGATTGATAAAGAGCTTGAGTTTGGCGAGTACATAGGAAAACAACTCTTTACTAAATGA